In Crassostrea angulata isolate pt1a10 chromosome 6, ASM2561291v2, whole genome shotgun sequence, a genomic segment contains:
- the LOC128190061 gene encoding potassium voltage-gated channel protein Shaw-like isoform X5 has translation MENEARRTSIPLSRESTKRRKQCVSHKPTRLMRPHSDESEEETNNCVNCDAQRSTNNQHDLQAENAGKKKNSDGNMAFPALSVMGGGGQVVRSRSKCNVNDPEDEHRSPYRHSVHVKNKETVVLNVGGQIFETYKSTLTRLKTCKLARQSELRRYYREGKGDYFFDRDPQLFSVVLNYLRTDELHLPTYLCGPAVQREFDYWGIDEEDIERCCWQPYNTWKTQNKSLEKLEYDRKRSMTQQHLEKDRRSPHFWTRCKAIVWNFLQNPNTSLGAKIYAWISIIFVFLSIFSFCAETHPLFRVSKHEPFLQEFGTLYDLFTFSTIHGPWNHSISQSNITTTPDPVVPVVPKNETVVHPALVIMDLVCVSFFTVEFVTRFMFCPRKCQFITALQNIIDFIAILPDYIEFFLKLCNPQGNDWPFMDFIFILRMLRLCRIFRLIRHVPGLWILLYTLKASFNELLLMFVFLLIGMVIFASLIHFAEPDSGYDNIPIGFWWSVITMTTVGYGDMNPTSFPGYVIGSLCAISGLLMIAFTVPIIVSNFVLYYTHVQYGCIRHGREKSKLLDTAYNTDEDDGEEGISVDIQCPVEEIKVTMADEKEDKISDSVENGQSQETDGNCNNLG, from the exons ATGGAGAATGAA GCTCGACGAACGTCCATCCCGTTATCTCGGGAGTCGACGAAACGGAGAAAGCAATGTGTCAGCCATAAGCCTACCCGGCTCATGAGACCGCACTCGGATGAAAGTGAAGAAGAAACCAATAATTGCGTCAATTGTGATGCGCAGAGATCCACAAACAACCAGCACGATCTCCAGGCAGAAAACGCaggtaaaaaaaagaattccgATGGCAATATGGCGTTCCCTGCCCTCTCCGTGATGGGTGGTGGGGGACAGGTGGTGCGATCCCGGAGTAAATGTAACGTGAACGACCCCGAAGACGAACACAGGAGCCCCTATAGACACAGCGTGCATgtcaaaaataaagaaacagtTGTCTTGAATGTGGGAGGACAGATTTTCGAAACCTACAAGAGCACACTGACCAGATTAAAAACGTGTAAACTGGCCAGGCAATCAGAACTAAGGAGGTATTACCGCGAGGGCAAGGGAGATTACTTTTTCGATAGGGACCCTCAGTTGTTTAGTGTTGTTTTAAATTACTTGAGGACTGACGAACTTCACCTACCAACGTACTTGTGTGGTCCGGCAGTGCAAAGGGAATTCGACTACTGGGGTATAGATGAAGAGGACATCGAAAGATGTTGCTGGCAGCCTTACAATACATGGAAAACTCAAAACAAATCGTTAGAAAAGCTGGAATACGACCGAAAAAGGTCCATGACTCAACAACATCTGGAAAAGGACCGTCGAAGCCCTCATTTCTGGACCCGATGCAAAGCCATAGTATGGAATTTCCTTCAAAACCCAAATACCTCACTAGGTGCTAAG ATCTATGCGTGGATTTCAATCATATTCGTATTCCTATCCATTTTCTCATTCTGTGCCGAGACTCACCCGTTATTTCGAGTCTCAAAACACGAGCCGTTCCTCCAAGAGTTCGGGACCTTGTacgatttgtttacattttccaCTATCCACGGACCTTGGAACCACTCGATCAGCCAATCAAACATCACCACCACCCCCGACCCGGTGGTTCCGGTGGTCCCCAAAAATGAGACAGTGGTCCACCCCGCACTTGTTATCATGGACCTTGTTTGTGTGTCGTTTTTCACGGTAGAGTTCGTCACCCGGTTCATGTTCTGTCCCAGGAAGTGCCAATTCATCACAGCCTTACAGAATATCATAGACTTTATTGCAATACTTCCCGactacatcgaatttttcttgAAGCTTTGCAATCCTCAAGGCAACGATTGGCCTTTCatggatttcatttttattctacGCATGTTGAGGCTCTGTCGAATATTTCGACTTATTCGCCATGTTCCCGGGCTATGGATTCTACTATACACCTTGAAGGCAAGTTTCAACGAACTTCTGCTCATGTTTGTCTTTCTCCTGATCGGAATGGTCATCTTTGCCTCTTTGATTCACTTTGCGGAACCGGACAGTGGTTATGACAACATTCCAATCGGGTTCTGGTGGAGTGTCATCACCATGACAACGGTGGGTTATGGTGATATGAATCCCACTAGCTTTCCAGGTTACGTCATCGGCAGTCTCTGCGCAATATCCGGTTTACTGATGATTGCTTTCACCGTCCCGATCATTGTCAGTAACTTTGTACTTTATTACACTCACGTGCAATACGGTTGCATTCGCCATGGGCGAGAAAAATCCAAATTGCTTGATACGGCGTATAACACAGATGAGGATGATGGCGAAGAAGGAATTTCAGTGGATATTCAGTGTCCAGTGGAAGAAATTAAAGTGACAATGGCAGATGAAAAAGAGGACAAAATATCAGATTCTGTCGAAAACGGTCAGTCTCAAGAAACAGACGGGAACTGTAATAATCTAGGATGA
- the LOC128190061 gene encoding potassium voltage-gated channel protein Shaw-like isoform X1 — protein sequence MTMILHGVGCRTFRPNSRVQDLEDVIQMNRTSRHKIKLSRYNVNPKSVHEEGEEMLLQDTTFIKARRTSIPLSRESTKRRKQCVSHKPTRLMRPHSDESEEETNNCVNCDAQRSTNNQHDLQAENAGKKKNSDGNMAFPALSVMGGGGQVVRSRSKCNVNDPEDEHRSPYRHSVHVKNKETVVLNVGGQIFETYKSTLTRLKTCKLARQSELRRYYREGKGDYFFDRDPQLFSVVLNYLRTDELHLPTYLCGPAVQREFDYWGIDEEDIERCCWQPYNTWKTQNKSLEKLEYDRKRSMTQQHLEKDRRSPHFWTRCKAIVWNFLQNPNTSLGAKIYAWISIIFVFLSIFSFCAETHPLFRVSKHEPFLQEFGTLYDLFTFSTIHGPWNHSISQSNITTTPDPVVPVVPKNETVVHPALVIMDLVCVSFFTVEFVTRFMFCPRKCQFITALQNIIDFIAILPDYIEFFLKLCNPQGNDWPFMDFIFILRMLRLCRIFRLIRHVPGLWILLYTLKASFNELLLMFVFLLIGMVIFASLIHFAEPDSGYDNIPIGFWWSVITMTTVGYGDMNPTSFPGYVIGSLCAISGLLMIAFTVPIIVSNFVLYYTHVQYGCIRHGREKSKLLDTAYNTDEDDGEEGISVDIQCPVEEIKVTMADEKEDKISDSVENGQSQETDGNCNNLG from the exons ATGACAATGATACTGCACGGAGTCGGGTGTCGGACCTTCCGCCCCAACTCACGTGTCCAAGACCTGGAAGATGTCATTCAGATGAACAGGACCAGCAGACACAAGATCAAACTTAGCAGATATAACGTTAATCCTAAATCTGTCCACGAAGAGGGGGAGGAGATGCTGCTCCAAGACACCACCTTCATTAAG GCTCGACGAACGTCCATCCCGTTATCTCGGGAGTCGACGAAACGGAGAAAGCAATGTGTCAGCCATAAGCCTACCCGGCTCATGAGACCGCACTCGGATGAAAGTGAAGAAGAAACCAATAATTGCGTCAATTGTGATGCGCAGAGATCCACAAACAACCAGCACGATCTCCAGGCAGAAAACGCaggtaaaaaaaagaattccgATGGCAATATGGCGTTCCCTGCCCTCTCCGTGATGGGTGGTGGGGGACAGGTGGTGCGATCCCGGAGTAAATGTAACGTGAACGACCCCGAAGACGAACACAGGAGCCCCTATAGACACAGCGTGCATgtcaaaaataaagaaacagtTGTCTTGAATGTGGGAGGACAGATTTTCGAAACCTACAAGAGCACACTGACCAGATTAAAAACGTGTAAACTGGCCAGGCAATCAGAACTAAGGAGGTATTACCGCGAGGGCAAGGGAGATTACTTTTTCGATAGGGACCCTCAGTTGTTTAGTGTTGTTTTAAATTACTTGAGGACTGACGAACTTCACCTACCAACGTACTTGTGTGGTCCGGCAGTGCAAAGGGAATTCGACTACTGGGGTATAGATGAAGAGGACATCGAAAGATGTTGCTGGCAGCCTTACAATACATGGAAAACTCAAAACAAATCGTTAGAAAAGCTGGAATACGACCGAAAAAGGTCCATGACTCAACAACATCTGGAAAAGGACCGTCGAAGCCCTCATTTCTGGACCCGATGCAAAGCCATAGTATGGAATTTCCTTCAAAACCCAAATACCTCACTAGGTGCTAAG ATCTATGCGTGGATTTCAATCATATTCGTATTCCTATCCATTTTCTCATTCTGTGCCGAGACTCACCCGTTATTTCGAGTCTCAAAACACGAGCCGTTCCTCCAAGAGTTCGGGACCTTGTacgatttgtttacattttccaCTATCCACGGACCTTGGAACCACTCGATCAGCCAATCAAACATCACCACCACCCCCGACCCGGTGGTTCCGGTGGTCCCCAAAAATGAGACAGTGGTCCACCCCGCACTTGTTATCATGGACCTTGTTTGTGTGTCGTTTTTCACGGTAGAGTTCGTCACCCGGTTCATGTTCTGTCCCAGGAAGTGCCAATTCATCACAGCCTTACAGAATATCATAGACTTTATTGCAATACTTCCCGactacatcgaatttttcttgAAGCTTTGCAATCCTCAAGGCAACGATTGGCCTTTCatggatttcatttttattctacGCATGTTGAGGCTCTGTCGAATATTTCGACTTATTCGCCATGTTCCCGGGCTATGGATTCTACTATACACCTTGAAGGCAAGTTTCAACGAACTTCTGCTCATGTTTGTCTTTCTCCTGATCGGAATGGTCATCTTTGCCTCTTTGATTCACTTTGCGGAACCGGACAGTGGTTATGACAACATTCCAATCGGGTTCTGGTGGAGTGTCATCACCATGACAACGGTGGGTTATGGTGATATGAATCCCACTAGCTTTCCAGGTTACGTCATCGGCAGTCTCTGCGCAATATCCGGTTTACTGATGATTGCTTTCACCGTCCCGATCATTGTCAGTAACTTTGTACTTTATTACACTCACGTGCAATACGGTTGCATTCGCCATGGGCGAGAAAAATCCAAATTGCTTGATACGGCGTATAACACAGATGAGGATGATGGCGAAGAAGGAATTTCAGTGGATATTCAGTGTCCAGTGGAAGAAATTAAAGTGACAATGGCAGATGAAAAAGAGGACAAAATATCAGATTCTGTCGAAAACGGTCAGTCTCAAGAAACAGACGGGAACTGTAATAATCTAGGATGA
- the LOC128190061 gene encoding potassium voltage-gated channel protein Shaw-like isoform X2, with protein sequence MANQLNIGLLARTGLCQGGLSPTAHSDYSASDSETELNPSKRKARRTSIPLSRESTKRRKQCVSHKPTRLMRPHSDESEEETNNCVNCDAQRSTNNQHDLQAENAGKKKNSDGNMAFPALSVMGGGGQVVRSRSKCNVNDPEDEHRSPYRHSVHVKNKETVVLNVGGQIFETYKSTLTRLKTCKLARQSELRRYYREGKGDYFFDRDPQLFSVVLNYLRTDELHLPTYLCGPAVQREFDYWGIDEEDIERCCWQPYNTWKTQNKSLEKLEYDRKRSMTQQHLEKDRRSPHFWTRCKAIVWNFLQNPNTSLGAKIYAWISIIFVFLSIFSFCAETHPLFRVSKHEPFLQEFGTLYDLFTFSTIHGPWNHSISQSNITTTPDPVVPVVPKNETVVHPALVIMDLVCVSFFTVEFVTRFMFCPRKCQFITALQNIIDFIAILPDYIEFFLKLCNPQGNDWPFMDFIFILRMLRLCRIFRLIRHVPGLWILLYTLKASFNELLLMFVFLLIGMVIFASLIHFAEPDSGYDNIPIGFWWSVITMTTVGYGDMNPTSFPGYVIGSLCAISGLLMIAFTVPIIVSNFVLYYTHVQYGCIRHGREKSKLLDTAYNTDEDDGEEGISVDIQCPVEEIKVTMADEKEDKISDSVENGQSQETDGNCNNLG encoded by the exons ATGGCTAACCAGCTAAACATAGGATTGCTGGCCCGAACAGGTCTATGTCAGGGTGGTTTGAGTCCAACCGCTCATTCTGATTACAGCGCCAGCGACTCTGAGACTGAGCTGAATCCTTCGAAACGCAAA GCTCGACGAACGTCCATCCCGTTATCTCGGGAGTCGACGAAACGGAGAAAGCAATGTGTCAGCCATAAGCCTACCCGGCTCATGAGACCGCACTCGGATGAAAGTGAAGAAGAAACCAATAATTGCGTCAATTGTGATGCGCAGAGATCCACAAACAACCAGCACGATCTCCAGGCAGAAAACGCaggtaaaaaaaagaattccgATGGCAATATGGCGTTCCCTGCCCTCTCCGTGATGGGTGGTGGGGGACAGGTGGTGCGATCCCGGAGTAAATGTAACGTGAACGACCCCGAAGACGAACACAGGAGCCCCTATAGACACAGCGTGCATgtcaaaaataaagaaacagtTGTCTTGAATGTGGGAGGACAGATTTTCGAAACCTACAAGAGCACACTGACCAGATTAAAAACGTGTAAACTGGCCAGGCAATCAGAACTAAGGAGGTATTACCGCGAGGGCAAGGGAGATTACTTTTTCGATAGGGACCCTCAGTTGTTTAGTGTTGTTTTAAATTACTTGAGGACTGACGAACTTCACCTACCAACGTACTTGTGTGGTCCGGCAGTGCAAAGGGAATTCGACTACTGGGGTATAGATGAAGAGGACATCGAAAGATGTTGCTGGCAGCCTTACAATACATGGAAAACTCAAAACAAATCGTTAGAAAAGCTGGAATACGACCGAAAAAGGTCCATGACTCAACAACATCTGGAAAAGGACCGTCGAAGCCCTCATTTCTGGACCCGATGCAAAGCCATAGTATGGAATTTCCTTCAAAACCCAAATACCTCACTAGGTGCTAAG ATCTATGCGTGGATTTCAATCATATTCGTATTCCTATCCATTTTCTCATTCTGTGCCGAGACTCACCCGTTATTTCGAGTCTCAAAACACGAGCCGTTCCTCCAAGAGTTCGGGACCTTGTacgatttgtttacattttccaCTATCCACGGACCTTGGAACCACTCGATCAGCCAATCAAACATCACCACCACCCCCGACCCGGTGGTTCCGGTGGTCCCCAAAAATGAGACAGTGGTCCACCCCGCACTTGTTATCATGGACCTTGTTTGTGTGTCGTTTTTCACGGTAGAGTTCGTCACCCGGTTCATGTTCTGTCCCAGGAAGTGCCAATTCATCACAGCCTTACAGAATATCATAGACTTTATTGCAATACTTCCCGactacatcgaatttttcttgAAGCTTTGCAATCCTCAAGGCAACGATTGGCCTTTCatggatttcatttttattctacGCATGTTGAGGCTCTGTCGAATATTTCGACTTATTCGCCATGTTCCCGGGCTATGGATTCTACTATACACCTTGAAGGCAAGTTTCAACGAACTTCTGCTCATGTTTGTCTTTCTCCTGATCGGAATGGTCATCTTTGCCTCTTTGATTCACTTTGCGGAACCGGACAGTGGTTATGACAACATTCCAATCGGGTTCTGGTGGAGTGTCATCACCATGACAACGGTGGGTTATGGTGATATGAATCCCACTAGCTTTCCAGGTTACGTCATCGGCAGTCTCTGCGCAATATCCGGTTTACTGATGATTGCTTTCACCGTCCCGATCATTGTCAGTAACTTTGTACTTTATTACACTCACGTGCAATACGGTTGCATTCGCCATGGGCGAGAAAAATCCAAATTGCTTGATACGGCGTATAACACAGATGAGGATGATGGCGAAGAAGGAATTTCAGTGGATATTCAGTGTCCAGTGGAAGAAATTAAAGTGACAATGGCAGATGAAAAAGAGGACAAAATATCAGATTCTGTCGAAAACGGTCAGTCTCAAGAAACAGACGGGAACTGTAATAATCTAGGATGA
- the LOC128190061 gene encoding potassium voltage-gated channel protein Shaw-like isoform X4, which produces MGNEYSARRTSIPLSRESTKRRKQCVSHKPTRLMRPHSDESEEETNNCVNCDAQRSTNNQHDLQAENAGKKKNSDGNMAFPALSVMGGGGQVVRSRSKCNVNDPEDEHRSPYRHSVHVKNKETVVLNVGGQIFETYKSTLTRLKTCKLARQSELRRYYREGKGDYFFDRDPQLFSVVLNYLRTDELHLPTYLCGPAVQREFDYWGIDEEDIERCCWQPYNTWKTQNKSLEKLEYDRKRSMTQQHLEKDRRSPHFWTRCKAIVWNFLQNPNTSLGAKIYAWISIIFVFLSIFSFCAETHPLFRVSKHEPFLQEFGTLYDLFTFSTIHGPWNHSISQSNITTTPDPVVPVVPKNETVVHPALVIMDLVCVSFFTVEFVTRFMFCPRKCQFITALQNIIDFIAILPDYIEFFLKLCNPQGNDWPFMDFIFILRMLRLCRIFRLIRHVPGLWILLYTLKASFNELLLMFVFLLIGMVIFASLIHFAEPDSGYDNIPIGFWWSVITMTTVGYGDMNPTSFPGYVIGSLCAISGLLMIAFTVPIIVSNFVLYYTHVQYGCIRHGREKSKLLDTAYNTDEDDGEEGISVDIQCPVEEIKVTMADEKEDKISDSVENGQSQETDGNCNNLG; this is translated from the exons ATGGGAAACGAATATTCT GCTCGACGAACGTCCATCCCGTTATCTCGGGAGTCGACGAAACGGAGAAAGCAATGTGTCAGCCATAAGCCTACCCGGCTCATGAGACCGCACTCGGATGAAAGTGAAGAAGAAACCAATAATTGCGTCAATTGTGATGCGCAGAGATCCACAAACAACCAGCACGATCTCCAGGCAGAAAACGCaggtaaaaaaaagaattccgATGGCAATATGGCGTTCCCTGCCCTCTCCGTGATGGGTGGTGGGGGACAGGTGGTGCGATCCCGGAGTAAATGTAACGTGAACGACCCCGAAGACGAACACAGGAGCCCCTATAGACACAGCGTGCATgtcaaaaataaagaaacagtTGTCTTGAATGTGGGAGGACAGATTTTCGAAACCTACAAGAGCACACTGACCAGATTAAAAACGTGTAAACTGGCCAGGCAATCAGAACTAAGGAGGTATTACCGCGAGGGCAAGGGAGATTACTTTTTCGATAGGGACCCTCAGTTGTTTAGTGTTGTTTTAAATTACTTGAGGACTGACGAACTTCACCTACCAACGTACTTGTGTGGTCCGGCAGTGCAAAGGGAATTCGACTACTGGGGTATAGATGAAGAGGACATCGAAAGATGTTGCTGGCAGCCTTACAATACATGGAAAACTCAAAACAAATCGTTAGAAAAGCTGGAATACGACCGAAAAAGGTCCATGACTCAACAACATCTGGAAAAGGACCGTCGAAGCCCTCATTTCTGGACCCGATGCAAAGCCATAGTATGGAATTTCCTTCAAAACCCAAATACCTCACTAGGTGCTAAG ATCTATGCGTGGATTTCAATCATATTCGTATTCCTATCCATTTTCTCATTCTGTGCCGAGACTCACCCGTTATTTCGAGTCTCAAAACACGAGCCGTTCCTCCAAGAGTTCGGGACCTTGTacgatttgtttacattttccaCTATCCACGGACCTTGGAACCACTCGATCAGCCAATCAAACATCACCACCACCCCCGACCCGGTGGTTCCGGTGGTCCCCAAAAATGAGACAGTGGTCCACCCCGCACTTGTTATCATGGACCTTGTTTGTGTGTCGTTTTTCACGGTAGAGTTCGTCACCCGGTTCATGTTCTGTCCCAGGAAGTGCCAATTCATCACAGCCTTACAGAATATCATAGACTTTATTGCAATACTTCCCGactacatcgaatttttcttgAAGCTTTGCAATCCTCAAGGCAACGATTGGCCTTTCatggatttcatttttattctacGCATGTTGAGGCTCTGTCGAATATTTCGACTTATTCGCCATGTTCCCGGGCTATGGATTCTACTATACACCTTGAAGGCAAGTTTCAACGAACTTCTGCTCATGTTTGTCTTTCTCCTGATCGGAATGGTCATCTTTGCCTCTTTGATTCACTTTGCGGAACCGGACAGTGGTTATGACAACATTCCAATCGGGTTCTGGTGGAGTGTCATCACCATGACAACGGTGGGTTATGGTGATATGAATCCCACTAGCTTTCCAGGTTACGTCATCGGCAGTCTCTGCGCAATATCCGGTTTACTGATGATTGCTTTCACCGTCCCGATCATTGTCAGTAACTTTGTACTTTATTACACTCACGTGCAATACGGTTGCATTCGCCATGGGCGAGAAAAATCCAAATTGCTTGATACGGCGTATAACACAGATGAGGATGATGGCGAAGAAGGAATTTCAGTGGATATTCAGTGTCCAGTGGAAGAAATTAAAGTGACAATGGCAGATGAAAAAGAGGACAAAATATCAGATTCTGTCGAAAACGGTCAGTCTCAAGAAACAGACGGGAACTGTAATAATCTAGGATGA
- the LOC128190061 gene encoding potassium voltage-gated channel protein Shaw-like isoform X3: protein MMFLIQNMDFNLVTTARCESCLCSKARRTSIPLSRESTKRRKQCVSHKPTRLMRPHSDESEEETNNCVNCDAQRSTNNQHDLQAENAGKKKNSDGNMAFPALSVMGGGGQVVRSRSKCNVNDPEDEHRSPYRHSVHVKNKETVVLNVGGQIFETYKSTLTRLKTCKLARQSELRRYYREGKGDYFFDRDPQLFSVVLNYLRTDELHLPTYLCGPAVQREFDYWGIDEEDIERCCWQPYNTWKTQNKSLEKLEYDRKRSMTQQHLEKDRRSPHFWTRCKAIVWNFLQNPNTSLGAKIYAWISIIFVFLSIFSFCAETHPLFRVSKHEPFLQEFGTLYDLFTFSTIHGPWNHSISQSNITTTPDPVVPVVPKNETVVHPALVIMDLVCVSFFTVEFVTRFMFCPRKCQFITALQNIIDFIAILPDYIEFFLKLCNPQGNDWPFMDFIFILRMLRLCRIFRLIRHVPGLWILLYTLKASFNELLLMFVFLLIGMVIFASLIHFAEPDSGYDNIPIGFWWSVITMTTVGYGDMNPTSFPGYVIGSLCAISGLLMIAFTVPIIVSNFVLYYTHVQYGCIRHGREKSKLLDTAYNTDEDDGEEGISVDIQCPVEEIKVTMADEKEDKISDSVENGQSQETDGNCNNLG from the exons ATGATGTTTCTAATTCAAAATATGGATTTTAATTTGGTTACCACGGCTAGATGTGAATCGTGTTTATGCTCCAAG GCTCGACGAACGTCCATCCCGTTATCTCGGGAGTCGACGAAACGGAGAAAGCAATGTGTCAGCCATAAGCCTACCCGGCTCATGAGACCGCACTCGGATGAAAGTGAAGAAGAAACCAATAATTGCGTCAATTGTGATGCGCAGAGATCCACAAACAACCAGCACGATCTCCAGGCAGAAAACGCaggtaaaaaaaagaattccgATGGCAATATGGCGTTCCCTGCCCTCTCCGTGATGGGTGGTGGGGGACAGGTGGTGCGATCCCGGAGTAAATGTAACGTGAACGACCCCGAAGACGAACACAGGAGCCCCTATAGACACAGCGTGCATgtcaaaaataaagaaacagtTGTCTTGAATGTGGGAGGACAGATTTTCGAAACCTACAAGAGCACACTGACCAGATTAAAAACGTGTAAACTGGCCAGGCAATCAGAACTAAGGAGGTATTACCGCGAGGGCAAGGGAGATTACTTTTTCGATAGGGACCCTCAGTTGTTTAGTGTTGTTTTAAATTACTTGAGGACTGACGAACTTCACCTACCAACGTACTTGTGTGGTCCGGCAGTGCAAAGGGAATTCGACTACTGGGGTATAGATGAAGAGGACATCGAAAGATGTTGCTGGCAGCCTTACAATACATGGAAAACTCAAAACAAATCGTTAGAAAAGCTGGAATACGACCGAAAAAGGTCCATGACTCAACAACATCTGGAAAAGGACCGTCGAAGCCCTCATTTCTGGACCCGATGCAAAGCCATAGTATGGAATTTCCTTCAAAACCCAAATACCTCACTAGGTGCTAAG ATCTATGCGTGGATTTCAATCATATTCGTATTCCTATCCATTTTCTCATTCTGTGCCGAGACTCACCCGTTATTTCGAGTCTCAAAACACGAGCCGTTCCTCCAAGAGTTCGGGACCTTGTacgatttgtttacattttccaCTATCCACGGACCTTGGAACCACTCGATCAGCCAATCAAACATCACCACCACCCCCGACCCGGTGGTTCCGGTGGTCCCCAAAAATGAGACAGTGGTCCACCCCGCACTTGTTATCATGGACCTTGTTTGTGTGTCGTTTTTCACGGTAGAGTTCGTCACCCGGTTCATGTTCTGTCCCAGGAAGTGCCAATTCATCACAGCCTTACAGAATATCATAGACTTTATTGCAATACTTCCCGactacatcgaatttttcttgAAGCTTTGCAATCCTCAAGGCAACGATTGGCCTTTCatggatttcatttttattctacGCATGTTGAGGCTCTGTCGAATATTTCGACTTATTCGCCATGTTCCCGGGCTATGGATTCTACTATACACCTTGAAGGCAAGTTTCAACGAACTTCTGCTCATGTTTGTCTTTCTCCTGATCGGAATGGTCATCTTTGCCTCTTTGATTCACTTTGCGGAACCGGACAGTGGTTATGACAACATTCCAATCGGGTTCTGGTGGAGTGTCATCACCATGACAACGGTGGGTTATGGTGATATGAATCCCACTAGCTTTCCAGGTTACGTCATCGGCAGTCTCTGCGCAATATCCGGTTTACTGATGATTGCTTTCACCGTCCCGATCATTGTCAGTAACTTTGTACTTTATTACACTCACGTGCAATACGGTTGCATTCGCCATGGGCGAGAAAAATCCAAATTGCTTGATACGGCGTATAACACAGATGAGGATGATGGCGAAGAAGGAATTTCAGTGGATATTCAGTGTCCAGTGGAAGAAATTAAAGTGACAATGGCAGATGAAAAAGAGGACAAAATATCAGATTCTGTCGAAAACGGTCAGTCTCAAGAAACAGACGGGAACTGTAATAATCTAGGATGA